The Flavobacterium piscisymbiosum genome includes a region encoding these proteins:
- a CDS encoding tetratricopeptide repeat protein, with product MSLNAAGKYVESIDVSKHAILTHANEDLKNVYVSYANALDHLKKTDEALTIYQEGIQKYPNYYQLQFNKGICYTNSNRYSEAILCFQKSLLINPKHAGSLNAIGILEMGEHRIPAILAFSRFLIVEPQTSRSKKNLENIKKLLTQGIQKTGEKSITININSNVLSDSTGIKKENDFSQADLILSMASGLDFDKKNIKKTEVENFIRKFEVICASLEETKNNNFGFYWETFVPYFIEMKNKKFIEAFAYIAFVDSESEDVAKWHKKNQSELDKFYNWSKDYKWKN from the coding sequence ATGTCACTAAACGCGGCAGGTAAATATGTGGAGTCAATCGATGTTTCTAAACATGCTATTTTAACCCATGCTAATGAAGATCTTAAAAATGTATATGTTAGTTATGCTAATGCATTAGATCATCTTAAAAAGACTGATGAGGCATTAACTATTTACCAGGAAGGGATTCAAAAATATCCAAATTATTATCAATTGCAATTTAATAAAGGAATTTGCTATACTAATAGTAATCGATATAGCGAAGCAATTCTTTGTTTTCAAAAATCTCTTCTTATCAATCCCAAACATGCAGGTTCTTTAAATGCTATTGGAATTCTGGAAATGGGCGAACATAGAATTCCTGCAATATTGGCTTTTTCAAGATTTTTAATTGTAGAACCTCAAACATCTCGATCTAAAAAGAATCTTGAAAATATAAAAAAATTATTGACGCAGGGAATTCAGAAAACCGGTGAAAAATCGATCACTATAAATATTAATTCTAATGTGCTGTCTGATTCTACTGGTATAAAAAAAGAAAATGATTTTTCACAAGCAGATTTGATTCTATCGATGGCTTCAGGTTTAGATTTTGATAAAAAAAATATTAAAAAAACAGAAGTTGAAAATTTTATCAGAAAGTTTGAGGTTATTTGTGCTTCACTTGAGGAAACAAAAAATAATAATTTTGGTTTTTACTGGGAAACCTTTGTTCCCTATTTTATTGAAATGAAAAATAAAAAATTCATTGAGGCTTTTGCTTACATTGCTTTTGTTGATTCAGAGAGCGAAGATGTTGCAAAATGGCATAAAAAAAATCAATCTGAATTAGATAAGTTTTATAATTGGTCAAAAGATTATAAGTGGAAAAATTAA
- a CDS encoding toxin-antitoxin system YwqK family antitoxin yields the protein MIYKKIIIALLFLNAVLVSAQDFNKTDANGKKDGVWKGVYEVSKRQRYEGTFDHGKETGIFKFFDDTKKGDVVATRDFTANDGSSYTIFYDQNKNKVSEGKEVGKAREGEWKYYHKASKVLMTLENYKNGKLAGLRTVYYPNSKIAEEMNYVNGSKEGIYKKYGQNGTLLEQSTYKNNEYNGEAVFYDADGVVASKGKFVNGKKANMWQFYLKGKLTKEVNMSDPKSSYQVDSKPKMN from the coding sequence ATGATTTATAAAAAAATAATAATTGCATTACTTTTCTTAAATGCTGTTTTAGTATCGGCGCAGGACTTTAATAAAACAGATGCTAACGGAAAAAAAGACGGTGTTTGGAAAGGTGTTTACGAAGTTTCTAAACGTCAGCGTTATGAAGGAACTTTTGATCACGGAAAAGAAACCGGTATTTTTAAATTTTTTGATGATACTAAAAAAGGTGATGTTGTAGCAACACGTGATTTTACGGCTAATGACGGAAGTTCGTATACTATTTTTTATGATCAGAATAAAAATAAAGTAAGCGAAGGAAAAGAAGTTGGTAAAGCACGTGAGGGAGAATGGAAATATTATCACAAAGCTTCTAAAGTATTGATGACGCTTGAAAATTATAAAAATGGCAAATTAGCAGGTTTAAGAACCGTTTATTATCCCAACTCAAAAATTGCCGAAGAAATGAATTATGTAAATGGTTCGAAAGAAGGAATCTATAAAAAATACGGTCAAAACGGAACTCTTTTAGAGCAAAGTACCTATAAAAATAATGAATACAACGGCGAGGCTGTCTTTTATGACGCAGATGGAGTTGTAGCATCAAAAGGAAAATTTGTAAACGGAAAAAAAGCAAATATGTGGCAGTTTTACTTAAAAGGTAAATTAACCAAAGAAGTCAATATGAGCGATCCGAAAAGTAGCTATCAGGTAGATTCGAAACCTAAAATGAATTAG
- the mnmA gene encoding tRNA 2-thiouridine(34) synthase MnmA, translated as MKRVVVGLSGGVDSSVAAYLLQQQGYEVIGLFMKNWHDDSVTISNECPWLEDSNDALLVAEKLGIPFQTVDLSEEYKEKIVDYMFNEYEKGRTPNPDVLCNREIKFDVFMKIALSLGADYVATGHYCQKNEIEVDGKPVYQLIAGADNNKDQSYFLCQLSQDQLAKSLFPIGALTKPEVREIAAEMDLVTAEKKDSQGLCFIGKVRLPEFLQQKLQPKDGKIVQIDKNDPIYAIEKPAGLSLQEELKLEAKKRDYLPTMGKVVGKHQGAHYFTVGQRKGLNVGGTTDPLFIIATDVETNTIYTGLTSQHPGLFKKALFIEKSEVHWIRTDLALQVGETMEVMVRIRYRQPLQKATLHQFEDGMYIEFEEPQSAITEGQFAAWYFDNELVGSGVIS; from the coding sequence ATGAAACGTGTAGTTGTTGGACTTTCCGGTGGAGTAGATTCGAGTGTTGCTGCTTATTTATTGCAACAGCAAGGATACGAAGTTATTGGCCTTTTTATGAAAAACTGGCATGATGATTCGGTTACTATTTCTAATGAATGTCCTTGGTTAGAGGATAGTAATGATGCTTTATTAGTAGCTGAAAAACTCGGAATACCGTTTCAAACTGTCGATTTAAGCGAAGAATACAAAGAAAAAATCGTTGATTATATGTTCAACGAATACGAAAAAGGGAGAACTCCAAATCCTGACGTACTTTGTAATCGCGAAATCAAATTTGATGTATTCATGAAAATTGCTTTAAGTCTTGGTGCTGATTACGTAGCAACGGGTCATTATTGTCAAAAAAATGAAATCGAAGTAGATGGAAAACCTGTTTACCAATTGATTGCCGGTGCTGACAATAACAAAGATCAATCGTATTTTTTATGTCAGTTGTCTCAGGATCAGTTGGCGAAATCTTTATTCCCAATTGGTGCTTTAACAAAACCTGAAGTACGTGAAATCGCTGCCGAGATGGATTTAGTAACAGCCGAAAAGAAAGATTCACAAGGATTATGTTTTATTGGGAAAGTTCGTTTACCGGAATTCCTGCAACAAAAATTGCAGCCTAAAGACGGTAAAATTGTTCAGATTGATAAAAACGATCCAATTTACGCTATCGAAAAACCTGCTGGATTATCGTTGCAGGAAGAACTGAAATTAGAAGCTAAAAAACGTGATTATCTTCCAACAATGGGTAAAGTAGTGGGCAAACATCAGGGAGCGCATTATTTTACAGTGGGACAACGTAAAGGTTTGAATGTAGGCGGAACAACAGATCCGTTATTTATCATCGCTACAGACGTTGAAACCAATACCATTTATACAGGTCTAACAAGTCAGCATCCTGGATTGTTTAAAAAAGCTTTGTTTATAGAAAAATCTGAAGTACACTGGATTCGTACTGATTTGGCTTTGCAAGTTGGTGAAACTATGGAAGTAATGGTGAGAATTCGTTACCGCCAGCCTTTACAAAAAGCAACCTTACACCAATTTGAAGACGGAATGTATATTGAATTTGAAGAGCCACAATCAGCAATTACTGAAGGTCAGTTTGCGGCTTGGTATTTCGATAATGAATTAGTTGGTTCGGGAGTAATTTCTTAG
- a CDS encoding DUF4956 domain-containing protein produces the protein MELNELIGRFLLLFFSILILYFFSNRKDNETINPLMVIVGLCTFSLCYLFTKIEIGVGIGFGLFAIFSILRFRTQSFTVNAIIFLFATITLSILDIMYPYEKIEVLLFFQLIIIGFYIAASILVSKKISKYLNVVDVKIPLEGDFSLNNQNIRKSIQQKINVEDFDFKIVLINTVSNEIDLLVYY, from the coding sequence ATGGAATTAAACGAACTTATAGGGCGGTTTTTATTGTTGTTTTTCTCAATTCTGATTTTGTATTTTTTCTCTAACAGAAAAGATAATGAAACTATAAATCCGTTGATGGTTATTGTTGGTCTTTGTACTTTTTCGCTTTGTTATTTGTTTACCAAAATCGAAATAGGAGTGGGGATAGGATTCGGGTTATTTGCGATTTTCTCTATATTAAGATTTAGAACCCAATCTTTTACTGTAAATGCAATTATTTTTCTTTTTGCCACGATAACACTCTCGATTTTAGATATAATGTATCCGTACGAAAAGATCGAAGTTTTGTTGTTTTTTCAATTAATTATTATTGGATTTTACATTGCCGCTTCCATTTTGGTCAGTAAAAAAATCTCTAAGTATTTGAATGTAGTCGATGTAAAAATTCCTTTGGAAGGAGATTTTTCATTAAACAATCAAAACATTCGAAAATCGATTCAGCAAAAGATAAATGTTGAGGATTTTGATTTTAAAATTGTGCTGATCAATACCGTTTCTAACGAAATCGACCTTTTGGTTTATTATTGA
- a CDS encoding PEP/pyruvate-binding domain-containing protein, whose protein sequence is MINKNVMYKYICSFIFLLIVTSLNAQRYSATLSNYEAYKAFRGKPLSDKFSNIESVKIVYDLKKQKMYYFDSTLIPLHYDFVTNYLSYSQDLEIFNNENYSDTDKNRNYLLGNLNHIKGTDKWVFELAASDHMPIALIERFYNLIVQSTFIGSNLKFYLNNPEKMEWFQQNKFKIPCVKSDFIFNEITYQEVVSGSNVGILKQYKLKDLESTKPNSDEIIIVDGTPDILPNVRGIIVNELQTPLSHLVLLGKNRKIPIMAYTNALKDNNLKRLLGRKVELKIEIDTFYVKETNKKIVQKANTKKKKLIIDTTVTSMVDLSKIPKNGINYIGSKAQNLAYLIAISKDIQFKTPENTHAIPFYFYIKHVQSKSISPLINELLANTHKDSAVWVKQQLKKIRDAIKKEPINPQLIAKLNETFKNASFKNFRFRSSTNAEDLDDFNGAGLYDSKTGIVGDSVKTFEKAIKQVWASVWNEGSYGERELFGIDQRNIAMGVLVHRSFPDELANGVIITKNIFRKNFPGITVNIQKGENSVVKPEKGEVCEQFVAYHFNMGTDDDDFDIDYTSNSNLNNNEPLLSRKEMSRLFLVSQKIEAKMYRYWRKNRYHPVDIEFKIVGKNRDLYIKQVRPFNE, encoded by the coding sequence ATGATCAATAAAAATGTCATGTACAAATACATTTGTAGTTTTATTTTTTTGCTTATCGTAACTTCTTTAAATGCACAAAGATACAGCGCTACTTTGTCTAATTATGAAGCTTATAAGGCGTTTAGAGGTAAACCGTTATCAGACAAATTTTCGAATATCGAATCGGTAAAAATTGTTTACGATCTAAAAAAACAAAAAATGTATTACTTCGATAGTACATTGATTCCGCTACATTATGATTTTGTCACCAACTACTTAAGCTACAGCCAGGATCTTGAAATTTTTAATAATGAAAATTACAGTGATACCGATAAAAACAGGAATTATTTGCTGGGAAATCTAAATCATATTAAAGGAACTGATAAGTGGGTTTTCGAATTGGCAGCTTCAGATCATATGCCAATTGCCCTGATTGAGCGCTTTTATAATTTAATCGTACAATCGACTTTTATAGGTTCTAATTTGAAATTCTATTTGAATAATCCCGAAAAGATGGAATGGTTTCAACAGAATAAATTTAAAATTCCTTGCGTGAAATCAGATTTTATTTTTAATGAAATAACCTATCAGGAAGTAGTTTCCGGAAGCAATGTTGGAATCCTGAAACAATATAAACTAAAGGATCTCGAAAGTACAAAACCAAATTCTGACGAAATTATAATTGTAGACGGAACACCGGATATTTTGCCTAATGTAAGAGGAATAATTGTTAATGAACTTCAGACACCCTTAAGCCATTTGGTACTTTTGGGCAAAAACCGAAAGATTCCGATTATGGCTTATACAAATGCATTAAAAGACAATAACCTTAAAAGATTATTGGGTAGAAAAGTAGAGCTAAAGATAGAAATCGATACTTTTTACGTTAAAGAAACCAATAAAAAAATTGTTCAAAAAGCCAATACAAAAAAGAAAAAACTCATTATTGACACCACTGTAACTTCGATGGTAGATCTCAGTAAAATACCTAAAAACGGAATTAATTATATTGGTTCAAAAGCGCAAAACTTAGCGTATTTAATTGCAATTTCTAAAGATATTCAATTCAAAACACCTGAAAACACGCATGCAATTCCCTTTTATTTTTATATAAAGCACGTTCAAAGTAAATCTATTTCACCTTTGATTAATGAGCTTTTAGCAAACACACATAAAGATTCGGCAGTTTGGGTAAAGCAACAATTAAAAAAAATCAGGGATGCCATAAAAAAAGAACCTATCAATCCTCAATTAATAGCAAAGCTAAATGAGACCTTTAAAAATGCTTCTTTCAAAAACTTCCGATTCCGTTCTTCAACCAATGCCGAAGATTTAGATGATTTTAATGGCGCAGGTTTATACGACTCAAAAACCGGAATTGTAGGCGACAGCGTGAAAACCTTCGAAAAAGCGATTAAACAAGTGTGGGCCAGTGTATGGAATGAGGGCTCTTATGGAGAAAGAGAACTTTTTGGTATTGACCAAAGAAATATTGCCATGGGAGTTTTAGTCCATCGTTCTTTTCCGGATGAACTCGCAAATGGCGTAATAATTACCAAAAACATTTTCCGTAAAAACTTTCCGGGCATTACGGTGAACATTCAAAAAGGAGAAAACTCAGTTGTAAAACCGGAAAAAGGAGAAGTTTGCGAACAATTTGTTGCGTATCATTTTAATATGGGAACTGATGATGACGATTTTGATATTGATTATACTTCGAACTCTAATTTAAACAACAATGAGCCTTTATTGAGCCGTAAAGAGATGAGTCGGCTTTTTCTTGTAAGCCAAAAAATTGAAGCTAAAATGTATCGTTACTGGAGAAAAAACAGATATCATCCGGTTGATATCGAATTTAAAATTGTGGGCAAAAACAGGGATTTATACATCAAACAAGTCAGACCCTTTAATGAATAA
- a CDS encoding S8 family serine peptidase: MKCYFTFLLLAFCSVMFSQEDAWVYFKDKPSAQTYLDNPLTMLTQRALDRRTNQNIPLNLTDVPLEATYVNQVKLSSGITVMAQSKWLNALHIRGTQNNILSLKTLSFVDKVVFANKNLNTTSKKVSENQVFQSKDNLKTTINYSYGSSSNQIQMLNGQVLHQQNYTGSGKIIAVLDAGFPGVNTAQPFKKLIDNHQILGGYDFVNRNNDFYTGDDHGTMVLSTMGGYKENALVGTAPDANYYLFITEYDPTENPVEESYWVEAAEEADRLGVDIITTSLGYFGFDNANYSHTYSDMNGTTNFISRGAEIAFSKGIVVVASAGNEGNTAEPHVGAPADAVSVITVGAVTGSKTKSPFSSIGPSYDLRIKPDVMAQGTAAVISDIAGNITTVNGTSFSCPIMAGMIACLWQAFPSKTNKEIRQMVLQSSDRYANPDNNYGYGIPNFGMTLGVEDYKTSVSVFSVFPNPAQTTVSFLFENNAASVSIYSVLGQKIIEKQITSQNPILSVEALKSGLYFYTFDADGLHKTGKIIKQ; encoded by the coding sequence ATGAAGTGTTATTTTACGTTTCTTTTATTGGCGTTTTGTTCTGTGATGTTTTCGCAAGAAGATGCGTGGGTTTATTTTAAAGATAAGCCAAGTGCACAAACGTATTTAGATAATCCATTAACGATGCTTACGCAACGTGCGCTGGATCGAAGAACCAATCAGAATATTCCCTTAAATCTTACCGATGTTCCTTTAGAAGCGACCTATGTCAATCAGGTCAAACTAAGTTCAGGAATAACTGTAATGGCACAATCGAAATGGTTGAATGCGCTTCATATTCGCGGAACTCAAAACAATATTTTATCTTTAAAAACATTATCATTTGTAGATAAAGTAGTTTTTGCGAATAAAAACCTCAATACAACTTCTAAAAAAGTTTCAGAAAATCAGGTCTTTCAATCAAAAGATAATCTCAAAACAACAATCAATTATAGTTACGGATCTTCTTCCAACCAGATTCAAATGCTTAACGGTCAGGTTTTGCATCAACAAAATTATACTGGTTCAGGAAAAATAATAGCCGTTTTGGATGCTGGTTTTCCGGGAGTGAATACGGCTCAGCCTTTCAAGAAACTTATCGATAACCATCAAATTTTAGGCGGTTACGATTTTGTGAATAGAAACAATGATTTCTATACTGGCGATGACCATGGGACAATGGTACTTTCTACAATGGGCGGTTACAAAGAAAATGCTTTAGTAGGTACTGCTCCTGACGCTAATTATTACTTATTTATTACGGAATACGATCCTACAGAAAACCCTGTAGAAGAATCGTATTGGGTCGAAGCGGCAGAGGAGGCAGATCGTTTGGGAGTTGATATTATTACGACTTCTTTAGGGTATTTTGGTTTTGATAATGCCAATTATAGTCATACTTACAGTGATATGAATGGTACGACGAATTTTATTTCGCGTGGTGCCGAAATTGCTTTTAGTAAAGGAATTGTAGTAGTGGCTTCGGCAGGAAATGAAGGAAATACAGCAGAACCTCATGTAGGTGCTCCGGCAGATGCTGTTTCTGTGATTACAGTTGGTGCTGTTACGGGGTCAAAAACAAAGTCGCCTTTTAGTTCTATTGGACCAAGTTATGACTTAAGAATTAAACCCGATGTTATGGCGCAGGGAACTGCTGCTGTAATCTCTGATATCGCAGGAAATATCACAACGGTGAACGGAACTTCGTTTTCGTGCCCAATTATGGCGGGAATGATTGCTTGTTTATGGCAGGCTTTTCCGTCGAAAACGAATAAAGAAATCAGGCAAATGGTGCTGCAATCTTCAGACCGATATGCTAATCCTGATAATAATTATGGTTACGGAATTCCAAATTTTGGGATGACTTTAGGAGTAGAAGACTATAAAACCTCAGTTTCTGTTTTTTCTGTATTTCCTAATCCGGCTCAAACTACAGTTTCTTTTTTGTTTGAAAATAATGCAGCTTCTGTTTCAATTTACTCAGTTTTGGGTCAAAAAATAATCGAAAAACAAATTACCAGTCAAAATCCGATTCTTTCTGTTGAAGCTTTAAAAAGCGGACTCTATTTTTATACTTTTGATGCTGATGGTTTGCACAAAACAGGAAAGATTATCAAACAATAA